CCGCGGTGACGGCAGACATTGGTGAAGGCGCGGAGTTGGTCATCATCTCCCCGAATGACGATGATGCTTTCTCCCGCATAGTCCAGCGTGTGATAGTCACCAGCCTGTGGCAGGTCGCTGACATGGCACACCACCTGCCAAGACGGGCGGATGACGCGCCGCATCTCCAGCTCGAAAAACTCCGGATCGGAATAGGTCCACGCGGGCAGGCTCCAGTCCCCGTTCGGATCGGATTCCACATCCATGTCCGTCTCCTTTGTGTTGTACATGTGTACAACAAGTCAACAGTCGCTACAAGCGGGAATTGGGCAGGAGAATATTCATATCCCGTTGGATTGGCCGGAAACGCACGTTAAAAGGGGCAGAAACCGCAGCGTGGCGGTTGCTGAACGGGCGAGGGTACTCCAACGTCATGAAAAAGCCTGGCAAGACGGTAAAGACCCAGCGGGCCTGTTTTGTACGGGAGAGCCCGGATGTGCGCCGGCAGGCGCTGATCGATGCAGCTTGCCAGTGCCTTGCCGAAAAGGGCGTGCAGGGTGCATCCGTCCGGGCGATCTGCGCCCGGGCCGGTGTGTCGGCCGGTTTGCTGACCCATTATTTCAGCGGCATCGAGGCGCTGATTGTTGAAGCCTATCGCAGCGTGGGCGAGCGAGTGGCGGCAGCGCTTAATGCGGCGATGGAGGAGGCCGGGCCGGATAGCCGCGCCCGCCTTCATGCCTATGTGGTGGGAAGTTTCCGCGAGCCTGTTCTTGATCCCGGTCTGTTGTCCACCTGGCTGGCCTTCTGGTCGCTGGTCAAAAGCAACCCCACGATTGCTGCCATCCATGACGAGGTCTATGCGAATTATCGCCATGAGATCGAAGTCCTGCTCGATGATGCCTGGCAGGGGAAAATGGGCCGCAATGAGGTCCGCCTGGCCGCAATTGGTATCACGGCGATGGTGGATGGCCTGTGGCTGGAGCTGTGCCTGGGGCCGAAGGATTTCACGGCGGATGATGCCGCCGCCATTGCCTTGCGGAGTCTGGATGCCCTGTTGAACCGCGCCTGAAGGGTACGCGGTCAGGCCGGGTCGCGCTGCAGCAGCGGGCGTTTGGGGCGGCGCATCAGCGCATAGCAGGGCAGGCCCGCCAGCAGCAGCGCCACGCCCCAGGCGACAGTCTCCTTGCCGGCGCCGTAGATAGTCCACAGGGCATAGAGCGCCGCCAGCATGCCCACGGCTTCCATCAGCGGCTTGCGCGGCAGCTGTCTCTTGGCCGACAGGCGCAGGGCGGCCAGCGCGCACGCCAGGTACATGAACAGGGTGGTGGCGGTTGCCAGCAGCAGCAGGAACTGGAACACGTCCGCCAGCGAGCGTGAATAGTTCAGGAGTACGCCCACGGTCATCAAGAGGCTGGTCGCCACCAGCGCCCGCACTGGCACGCCCCGGCTGGACTGAACGGCGAACCACTTGGGAAACGCGCCGCTTTTCGCCATGGCATAGGGCATTTCCGCCTGCACGAGGATCCAGCCATTCAGCGCGCCGATGCAGCTGATTGCGGCGAACACCGCCACCAGCACGGCAGGCCCTGCGCCCCAGTAGCGGGTGACGAAGGCGGCGAACGGCGCGTTGGAGCCGGCAATCTCCTCACCTGGCATGAGCAGGACGATGGCTGAGCAGGTGAACAGGTATACAAGGCCGGTCAGCACCGTACCGGCCATGGTGGCAAAGGGAATGGTGCGCGCTGGGTCTTTGATCTTGCCTGCCGGGATGGTGGCCGATTCCAGCCCGAGGAATGCCCACAGGGTTAAGGTGGCTGCGGCAGTAATCTGCGGTGCGGACAGGCTGGAGATCTCCAGCGGCAGCGGTGCAGCGGTGCCGGAGGCGAGCGCGAGCGCTGCCAGCCCCACCACGACCGCCAGCGGCACGAGCTTGAGAAGGCTGGTTATCACCTGCACGCCGCCCACCAGCCGCGCGCCGCGGGCGTTGACCAGCGTGAGCAGCCAGATCAGCAGGCAGGTAGAAACGGCCGCCAGCCCCGGCACGTCCCCCAGCGGGGGTATGAGCGTCGTTAGATAGCTGGTGGCGGCAACGGCGATGGCGGCGTTGCCGATCCATAGTGACATCCAGTAACTCCAGGCCACGAGAAAGGCAGCCAGCGGCCCGAACGCGGCGCGGGTATAGGCGTAGGGGCCGCCCTCGGCCGACATGGCGCGGGACAACCTGCAGAACACGGCGGCCAGAAACACCGCGCCCGCGATGGTGAACAACCAGCCGAACACCGAATTCCACCCCAGCGGGGCGAGCGAGGCAGGCAGCAGGAAAACGCCTGAGCCGATCATGTTGCCGAGCACAAGGCACGTGGCCATCCACCGGCCTAGCTTGCGCGGCGCCTCGGTTTGCGGTGAAGCGGATGTGTTGGGGGCGGTGCCCATGGTCATGTGTCGTCCCTTCCGGGCCCTGGCGGAGCGCGCGCCGGCGCAGGGCGGCAACCGTCTGGAATGCAGCCGGCCGCGTGCCGCGCAATACAAGCGACGCATCGGGCCAGATCTGGCGTTGCCGCCACGACGCCCTTCCCGCATGACCGCTCGGGAAGGCATGGAACCAAGCCAGTCAGGCCGTATGGCGGGGCGGCGGGTTGCTTGCATCAAGCAAAAACAATTCCGCCTTCCTGCCGTGGCCGGTGGCATTTCCTCTCCGCGAATGGATGCACATCCTGGCGCATCCCGCAAGCGTGATTGACAAAGGGCGGAATTTATCCCGAAATCGGCCATCGGCTTTTTTCCAGCTTTATTGGCAAGCACAGGGGGGGCGTTCATGAAGCAACGGAGCATGATGCGATCGGGACTGTTTGCAGGCATTGCGCTGCTGGCCGTGGCGGCCGGGGCGCAGGCCGCACCGGCTGGTCATCCGCAGGCGGAAGCGCAGGCGCTGGATCTCGCCAAGAAATCGATCGCTATGCGATCGGTGCGCGGGGAAGGCAACCAGACGGCGCAGGTGGCCGAGCTTTACAAGCAGGCGCTCATCAATGGCGGGTTCGATCCGAAAGAAATCACCATCACGCCGGTCGATGACACCGTTTATTTCATCGCCCGGTGGCCGGGCAGCGATTCCTCGCTGAAGCCGCTCGTCATCTCCGGCCATATGGACGTGGTGGAAGCCAATCCGGCCGACTGGGAGCGCGACCCGTTCACGCCGGTGGTCGAGAACGGCTACCTGTTCGGCCGTGGCGCGACGGATATGAAGACGGACGGCGCGCTGGCGATTTCCTCGCTCATCGAAATGAAACGGCAGGGCTACAAGCCCCGGCGTGACATCATCATCGAATTCTCGGGTGACGAGGAAACGACGATGAAAACCAGCGAGATCATTGCCGAGAAGCTTTCCAACGCCGAACTGGTGCTCAACATCGATGGCGGTGGCGGCACGCTTAACGAGCAAACCGGCAAGCCGGAGTATTTCAGCTGGACCGGGGCCGAGAAGACCTACGCCGACTATGAATTGACCGTCACCAATCCAGGCGGCCACTCATCGGAACCACGTCCCGACAACGCGATCCAGCAGCTGGCAGCGGCGCTGGTCCGCATTGGTAACTACCATTTCAAACCGGAACTGAATGACCTGACCCGCGCCTATTTCCAGGCGGCGGCCAAGTATGAGCGGCCTGAAATCGCCGAGGCCATGCGCGCGTTCGCCGCCAACCCGCAGGACGAGAAGGCGATTGCCACCCTGCGGGCCGATCCGGCCTTCGTCGGGCGGATCGGGACGACCT
The window above is part of the Pedomonas mirosovicensis genome. Proteins encoded here:
- a CDS encoding TetR family transcriptional regulator C-terminal domain-containing protein is translated as MGRRIFISRWIGRKRTLKGAETAAWRLLNGRGYSNVMKKPGKTVKTQRACFVRESPDVRRQALIDAACQCLAEKGVQGASVRAICARAGVSAGLLTHYFSGIEALIVEAYRSVGERVAAALNAAMEEAGPDSRARLHAYVVGSFREPVLDPGLLSTWLAFWSLVKSNPTIAAIHDEVYANYRHEIEVLLDDAWQGKMGRNEVRLAAIGITAMVDGLWLELCLGPKDFTADDAAAIALRSLDALLNRA
- a CDS encoding amino acid permease; this translates as MTMGTAPNTSASPQTEAPRKLGRWMATCLVLGNMIGSGVFLLPASLAPLGWNSVFGWLFTIAGAVFLAAVFCRLSRAMSAEGGPYAYTRAAFGPLAAFLVAWSYWMSLWIGNAAIAVAATSYLTTLIPPLGDVPGLAAVSTCLLIWLLTLVNARGARLVGGVQVITSLLKLVPLAVVVGLAALALASGTAAPLPLEISSLSAPQITAAATLTLWAFLGLESATIPAGKIKDPARTIPFATMAGTVLTGLVYLFTCSAIVLLMPGEEIAGSNAPFAAFVTRYWGAGPAVLVAVFAAISCIGALNGWILVQAEMPYAMAKSGAFPKWFAVQSSRGVPVRALVATSLLMTVGVLLNYSRSLADVFQFLLLLATATTLFMYLACALAALRLSAKRQLPRKPLMEAVGMLAALYALWTIYGAGKETVAWGVALLLAGLPCYALMRRPKRPLLQRDPA
- a CDS encoding M20/M25/M40 family metallo-hydrolase, which codes for MKQRSMMRSGLFAGIALLAVAAGAQAAPAGHPQAEAQALDLAKKSIAMRSVRGEGNQTAQVAELYKQALINGGFDPKEITITPVDDTVYFIARWPGSDSSLKPLVISGHMDVVEANPADWERDPFTPVVENGYLFGRGATDMKTDGALAISSLIEMKRQGYKPRRDIIIEFSGDEETTMKTSEIIAEKLSNAELVLNIDGGGGTLNEQTGKPEYFSWTGAEKTYADYELTVTNPGGHSSEPRPDNAIQQLAAALVRIGNYHFKPELNDLTRAYFQAAAKYERPEIAEAMRAFAANPQDEKAIATLRADPAFVGRIGTTCVATMINGGHALNALPQRATANVNCRIFPGHSPEAIMAELKQVAADPAVSFKDVTVGSVATGPSPMRQDFIQAIEKALHTAYPGVPVIPSMSAGASDSMWFRHKNVPSYSVSPLFIKNSESFSHGLNERVPIANFQPAIKFYITLFTDLSK